The genomic stretch AAAAATGTCATACATAGTGTGACACTCTATTGATGCCATATCACCCACTCCTAATGCATAGTTACAAATAGCTCATCAGATGCTCGACAGTTTGTTTTTCATCCTTAATTTTACTAAAAAACAAGACGTCATGTTGTATattgaaaatgtcttcaaatatCGCCCACCCCCATTTCCAGACTATATTCACTACTATTATTctactgttagaaataaaggtgctgtgcaggtacaatttttcatcaaatgttaatcaggtacaaacaatgtaaatattccCTCAAGAAGTacaacagtagttttaaggCCCAACTTTCccttaaatatgtatttgtacctttttcataaccaaatgttttaaaacacaaaataaaaagcctggagacgagtcAGGGTGTACagggtatgtatgtatgtatacagcttagaaaatataatttcatatttttctgaAAGCCTCTGTTGAACctactatattatactatactcAACATCCCTGGCAttgtcagtttttatttatatatatatatatatatatatatatatatatatatatatatatatatatatatatatatatatatatatatatatatatatatatatatatatatataaaaaattagtGACAGGTTATATACTTGGGCCAAACCAATCTGAAAATAGTCACACCAAGGCAGATTTTTCATAGGCTAAAAATTCTGCTAAGAATATCATCTGATATAATTTTATATGGTCAAATATACTGACGGTCAGGATCACCAGGGGTCAACTGTGAACTGTCATACAGAGCTTTAGTGTTTTTGGATTCAGTAAATTAGCTTGCATTTTTTGTTCCAACCTTttccaaagttttttttttttgtgttataacCTTGCCCCCGTGGCTAAGTGACAGGCATGATTGCAAGTCTTTACGCATGATGAGGTTTGCGTTTATCAAGTTTGCATGTTTTGATGTAATAAAGGTAACCAAAGATGTTAGCAGGCACTGTGAAGGCTCAAATAAATATGAAGCAATCAATACTATATCTGTGGAATATTCGCTCATACTAATAAAATTGGCCAGTATTAGGGAATATGGATTTATCAGTGTAACAGTGGCGGCAGTGGTCACATTTCCAGTGTATATTTGCTGTCATTTCCCACCCACCTACATCAAAaagaatattgaatattttcatATAGTGTAAACATGTGGCTGTCTTACCAGGCTGTCTGCTCGGTGTTCTGCTGGCCCTGTTCAGCAGACTGCTGCAACTCTGGATCAGGCTGGATTTGATTCAGGAAGCATCAACAGTACTGACTCATACGTTTTTCAAATAATCATCTTTATCTCCACAAGCTTTGTGATGCAATTTtaaattagccttgtagctccagcgcaaaaGTATGAAAGCACAACGTCAAACACTAAACATATCTAGGCTGATCAACTTTCAGTTTAAGAAGAAAACTGGGTAAATACTGTCTTTGAGGTACAGATGAGCTGTCACTAAgcaaacatttcatataaatgtCACTCACTGTACATCAGCAACTGCTCAAAATGCAGAGTACAGAGTGGATACTGTTGCTTCATTCCAGGAAAACAAACCTCTATTAGAGACTGCAGGACCTCCAGCCTGTGATGCTCCTGATATCTGATAATGGCAGCTTgctagagaaaaagaaaacagcaaaaaaataaataacaaatgaaaTCTGTGCGTAAAATactgtaattacattattaGCACTGTAATTCAGATTTACTGAAATGTTCGGCACACAAAACTCACCTCTTTCATCAATGTGTCCTCCTTCTCTTCATACTGGTCAAGAGCTTTGGCAACTTCGGTCTTCAATCTACAAAACCGTTTTAACTTATGTTTTAACCATCTCAAGAAAAGGATGCAATAAGAACTGAGATGCATAAAGGCAACAAGCTTATTATACCTTTCAGCCTCTTCCTCTGTGATAATGAATTTCTCTTTCAGTTTGGCATCTGCTTTATTCTTCCACCAGAAAGCGTGCGTGTTGGCGCGGTGCTCTCGGCTGGAGGGAgaacaaataaaatcagaacCATCTCACTCGATGGCACAGACGGTTTCTACAGTTAAAGAAATACTttagtgaaaaatctaatttatacagttatacattttctccaaatgtagtcagtcagtcagtcagtcagtcagtcagtcagtctcctAAAACATTGTTTGGCGTCTGAagttgcttctttacttttgcactagagctacaaAGCCAATGAAGCTAACAAGTGATGGACACTCAGGAATCAGCACAGCACAAAACCATGTCTAAATCAAACCTAACTCAAAGTCTCTAACAAAGTCTAAAACTCAAACTGCATGTTCACACCTAACTGACAAGTCTTCATTAGATTTTCTTGTGGTTTGACATCATACGACAGTTATTTCTAAGAATGACAGCACtttgctaaaaacagtagcagccattctgaagcctgaatttgatctgtatctttatttttttaaaccctCTCTCAGCATCAGAAACCAGAAAAGCAGGTCTATTTCAGTCTGCATGATGCTCAATGTACACTtgatagctacattagcctcatagctacaGAGCAAAACTAAAGCCAACTTTAGACACCGAAGCCGTTTTGTAATGTGAATGATTTTACTACTGAAGTCACTAGGGACAGATTCAGTGTCTTACGTGCTCATGTGCTCCAGCAGTGCTCCATGCAGTACCGTGAATCTGCCGTCAGTGACGTGCCTCTGAACCTCTAGTCCACAACAGTAACACCAGAATTTCTTTTCATGCTCAGTAGCGTCGAACTTCTCCACTTGAGGATGTTTAATGGTCCGTCGTGCTTCCTTCACCTGAGCACAGaacagaaaatgaatgtaattagAAGGGACTCAAATCAAGCTGAAACTTTCTTTACCCAAAAGTGTAAAATACTCACCTACAAAAATTCTTGGTTAAAAAGGTAAATCTCTCAATTGTTATTTACTCAAGTTTTCTCTAATGTTGATTCACAGATGAAGCAAAGAAATCTATAAGTAAGTGTCAATGGATTACgtgctgctctgtttttgttgtcaCATCAATTTCTTAGAAATTTGGTTCCTAAAACTGATTGATTTTCTTTTGATATACAATGACACTGAAAACTTCATTTTTTCTCAAAGTCAAactaaaatgcagatatttaaaAGTAgactcttcttctttcggctgctccctttaggggtcaccacagcggatcatctgcctccatctggccctatccactgcctcctctacttttacaccaaccatctccatgtccaccttcactacatccataaaccttctctgaggtctacctcttctccttctacctggcagctccatcgccaacattctttgaccaatatatccactattcctcctcaacacacgtccaaaccatctcaacctggcctctctggctttatctccaaactgctctaccttcaccgtccctctgatctgctcatttctaatcttgtccagccttgtcactcccaacgaaaatctcagcatcttcatctccgccacctccagctcagcctcctgtctttcagagccacagtctccaaaccatacatcatagcaggacgcactgctgtcttgtaaaccttccctttcactctttctgctatccttctgtcacacatcagccctgacatccgtctccacccactccatcctgcctgcgccctcttcttcacctcttttctacactgtccattgctctggatggttgacccaggatatttgaagtcatccacctttacgacctctactccttgcatcttcacctttccacctgcctccctctcattcacacacatgtattccgtcttgtctctactgaccttcattcctctcctctccagtgcaaacctccacctctccagattctcttccacctgctctctactctcaccacagattacaatgtcatctgcaaacatcatggtccatggagcctcctgcctgacctcatgtCAACCTTTccaacaagaaggggctcaaagctgatccctgatgtaaccctaccttcaccttgaaaccatttgtcactccaactgcacacctcaccactgtctcactatcctcatacatgtcctaaAAGTAGACGTTTAATAGACTCAATCCTTTGTCTCTCTGAGTCGTCAACAAGCTAACAGTCCTGGAATAGTCCAAGATGGCACTGGATATTCTCCCAAAGGATAATGAAGGTGGCAAGGTGATGAGCGAACGcaaacagcactgaaacagaAGATCCTGCGCTCAGTATTTCTGCTCAAAATTGTGCTCAGAAATCTCTGCAACTGTTTGTTAGTATTTTAACATCCAAGTAAAATCAGACATTAAAACCCCTCAGTCCTGCCTCAATGAATACGCTCACATTTTTGTTCCACCAGAGCGTGTTTAATAAGGGAATCTACTAAGAAGCAGGAAGCCCATCATCACATTTCAGCTTTACTAAAATGGATCAGAATCTGCATGTCTGTAATAAGGCTGAACAACTTGGGGACATTATTACTGTGACTACAACTTAAATTGCAATTAGTATGTTTTTTGTGGCCAAGACGACCAAGACGCCTACTTTTTCTGGCTTCCCCCTGAATGTAGTGTACTGGCAGTAAGTTCTGGTTGTGGTGTCACAACGCAAGGAGGTTTGGTTGGATCCAACTGGTCTAACATCTGCAGACCAGGTCTGTGTTATAATGTCCCAAATTTAAATACAAGATGTTTTTGATAATATAGGGTacaatctatatatatatatatatatatatatacacacacacacacacacatacatacatacatacattcatatacacacCCCTCTTTCAGCGCTAGTTTGTAAATATCAGAGGTCAAGTAAGATCTTTCAACAAAGATGGAGAAAAGGGTCCAGTGAATATCGGACCATGTCCAGAACTCGGGGGAATTCAGGACACCACTCTGGCCAACGTCACACTATTCAGATAGTTTTGTAACTGCTGTCTAAACAGCTAAAACCCTTTAAAGCATTTCTTTTAGTAGCCCCACGCTTAAGCAGTGGTGAAATGAATGGCCATCACATCCAGACTTACGGAGGAGAAGCATTTCTAATTCGCACTGATGAGATTTTAGTCACCCGCGCCGCGCAGCGCAGCGCAGGTCTGTTACTGAGGGATATTCAGAGCATCAGCGCCATCCAACGACGCTAAAGTCAGCCTCTAACCTGGttcgagttttcccgttccaccttaactgctacccctttaaggtggaacgggaaaatatGATCAATAATCCGTCGAATAGGCGCTCCACTTAAGGCTCGGCCGCTCAGACAGACACCGCCAGGGTAGCCAAGCTAGCTTCCTGCTGCGAGTCGCTCACCTTCTCCAGGAATTTAACCAGAACTACTTTAAGTTTGCTCTGGTGACTCTTCCCATAGATGTGTCCTTTTCCTGAGAAATCCGTTTGGCGGCATATCTCGCAATAAAACGGCCCCATTTTCACTCCTCGgatgcacacaaacactgctCTTGAGCACTAGACGCTGCTGAACGGCAACATGCTTGAAAGCTATGACTGCCCCCTACTGGCTCGGAGGGACCATTACAAAAACATTCACAAAACATTCGGTTACCtgcaaataataatatatttattctcAAAACAAAAAGGTAACAAAAGAAACACGATAAATCAAGCcatggaaaaataaacacacaaataaagttaaatgagtgcatgtatacattttttcacTTGTGCTCAAACTGGGTCTTCTCAAATCTTTGTGAGGCACCTGAACCAGACTACAACTCAAACAGAGCCTGAATCATATCTGtcaaagagagaaaacaaagacttTAACAGGAGGTAGGAGCAACTAATCATGTCATACAACTCCTTACTGGAGCTtctatacaaaaacacacactactGCACAGCTCAGAGAGGTATAGCGCACCTACCTTAGgatacagtttaaaaaaaaaaaaaacctgttttacTTGTTACTAAATCTAACTTGTGCACGGAGTTTACTACCCAAAAGTATGCATGTCTTATTGTTtacattagaaaaaataaaaattatagaCACTAccaaatttttctttttttaaatatgtataataatatTTCATTAGGATGTGAGCAAAGTTATTCAggactggtttgatgtgaaatggttcactgtagagaaacctgCCAACTCCTTTATTTACGGGGGTGGTGAGAGGAATCACAGGTCACGaggtctgcaacacaaatagtAGTTTACAGCCCAGCCCAAAATAACCCGTGATCCAACGTGCGCGTATATATAATAGAatatgtatatgatatatacatcCTGATGGTAAAACGTGTGTACCTTACAGCCATGGATGGATTAAACACtgtttcatgatagttttgaggTACGCTTTTGGGTTAAAACAGTGTTTGAGATAGCAGTGccaggcagcatattcacaaCTATTTGTGCCTCAagaatatttcacatcaaaccactctgaatgacttcaaatCACACCTGAATGACCGCAAtattagtgtgcatgtaaaaacacacacacacacacacacacaggatgaCTGCCTGGATCTTagtagacaccaaacatgagTCCACCTGCATGACTCTTACCTGGATAGTTCATGCTTCTCTTTAGCATCCTGAACGAGTCTGCAGTAAGTGTATGGATTTCGTTCCTCAGTCTCCTACGGCCGTCCAGGGTCAGATGCCACAGGCACGAtttcctcttcccctctccAGTCACCTGCTGTGGGGTCTTCTTGAAGCTGTTGCTAAAGCACAGATTGTGGCGGATGGTGTTTTTCCAACCATCAGGAGCTGTCAGGAAAAAAGGGAAGTGCTCTCTGGAAAACAGTGAACATCCATGAGATCCATGGTGGAATAACTTCCAAAGGCATATAAACAAGAAGGGCTTTAAAGTGGATATACAAgttcaaatttctgcataattaatcaAAGTGtcttagagtggtttgatgtcaaatatggcactctagagaaactgactTAGTAGTGAGTTACcaaaagcaaacattttattaaaaaaagaaaaaattaagaAAGAACAGAAGACATAGGTTTGCTGATAAACTGAAGAGATAAaacagctatatttgtgttgtagacattgtggaAATATAAAGGCCCTTGGAGCTCAACAGCATGTGCAATAACAGTAAAAGAAATTGAAAAATGTACTTCTGTTGCCGGATCAGCATTTCTCTCTTGGGATTCACATGTGGAGAGTTGGCAGGAGGCCCAGTCAATAGCTAATCTGCACAGAGCCCCACCTTCATTCACCTTGTGAAGTTGTAGATCTGCTGGACGTTCAGGCTCCCAGTGCGGCTGCTGCTCAGCGCCATGGCGATGAGGATGCAGTAGTTGACGGGCGGCCGAGGCCACGCCCCACTCTTCAGGTTTCGGCTGTCCTGCAGGACTCTCTGGAGTCTTCGGCTCTGAGCCAGGCCAAGCCTGCGTGACGATGGTTCCTTGGGGGCTCTGCCCTTCCGAGCACCTTTCACCTTACGGCAGATCGGCACATCCACAGAGGATGTGTCATCATCTGTCAGCTTGAGCAGCAGAGGGGTTGGGAGAGGTTAACTCACAATTACGAGAAATCCACTCAAGATACAAAACTATTTCAAGCTACTAGTTTGTGCCGGAACAGTTCAATAAAAATTATTTACTCACTTTCCTTTACACCAAATATAGCCAATCAACgaagacatgtttgttgtccaaagttcacttctttggtttaaagataatgtagctgacaagtaATGGGGAGGATTATATAGCAGTGTTTATAGGAAAGTACACTCAGCAGCCATCTTTGCAACGCTGccaggcagttatttccagccacACAAGACCAGACTCCCATCTCTTTGAATAGACCAACAACAAACCCCCCCCTCAAAACTGAAGGTCAatttactgttttaaaaaaacatatttgaggTCATTGGTAAACTCTAACAAGAACCTCAGAAGCAGGTTGTATTTGGTAATGCACAAAAAATAATTGATAATTGGGCATTGATAAGAACTGGCATTTTACCTGTCAAACACTAACTGGGAAAGGAACCAGACTGCAAGTCTGGAGGGTATTTtgcaaagcaggatttctcagttagccaTATAGCTTAAGCTCACAGTTAAGGACTGTCTCTCGGCTCTTTTCCTTTTGGACAGGCTTCACTTTGGGCTCAAGTTATCTGACTAAagtgctttgtgaaatacctcCCTGGACCTCTGGGGCCGAGATCAGACTGTTAAAGGAGTGGTGTCTTTTTAAAGCCTCACCTGATATTCACTTGAGAGAGAGGTGTCATGTAGTGACTCATCCAGGCAGGCCTCATCAGGCAGTGGAAGGAGGTGCACCTTTCGTACAGGTGCAGGCAGGGAAGGACTTGGGACAGGTGTGTCCATTGACAGTTTTGGGAGTGACTGCTTATTGGCATCAGGGTATTTTATGGGGCAGGCTAGATTGGGGTTCACCATCAGCCACAGACTTGGCTGTACTAGAGATTCTGTAAGTCAAAAGTTAAagaattatgtttatttatcttCAGGAGTGCCCAAGTGAGGAAATGTGAAAAGCAAGGGCGGACGATACGACAATGTGTCATTATTGTGGCAAATTATGTCACAGTCCTTTTCCTGAGTACATTGCAGGTATATTATATTGTCATATGTTGTTGCATATCAGAATATTATCAGTATTTCTAGTACATTCTTGATGAAGACTAGCTGTAAAGAGTGAGAAACTGTTAGTGCTGGGTCACTCCATGAAGAGTGCCATTTGAGTCCACAACATTAGATGCCAAGtatttttttaagctttaaCATGGCTGTGTAGACCAGGGATGCCCACGCTTTTTGCATAGTGGGGCTGAAGTGAAAGATTTGaaaaggaagggaaaaaaaaaaaaaaaaaagcacacaaatgAAGTTATTTAGAAGTATTTTATAAAGCTATAAGAAGATGTTACTAAATACTTCAGAAATATAGTTTTTAAAGGacaataataagccttaatacaCTAAACAGTATACAAATATGTTTGTTCTCTTGGGTTGGGTTAGGGAAATTTCTGGTTAGCCAAATCAAACGTCCTTACTGGCTACATTTTATAGTAATgacaattatttaaaatgtcattaaaaatattactgaataaaagtCAAACTTTTACTCAGAAGTATCTATTTCAACATTAAcagtacatacactatatttccaaaaagtatcactcacccatccaaatcattgaattcaagtgttccaatcacttccatggccacaggtgtataaagtcaagcacctaggcctgcagactgcttctacaaacacaTGTGAAcaggtcactctcaggagctcagtgaattccagcgttgTACCATGACATGATGCCatcagtcgtgaaatttcctcactactaaatattccagtcaactgtcagtgggattataacaaagtggaactGATAGGTAACGACAGCAACTCTgacacaaagtggtaggccatgtaaaatgacagagcggagTCAGCGGACGccgaggcgcatagtgcgcagaggttgccaactttctgcagagt from Pygocentrus nattereri isolate fPygNat1 chromosome 23, fPygNat1.pri, whole genome shotgun sequence encodes the following:
- the foxr1 gene encoding forkhead box protein R1, with translation MFLQLQTREKFLDLHLTTGLHDWDMNEEIKLTTTTDQFCQDDKRSEQYLAQWHYARLSWGSLAGGDHTSQVDQAPADCTESLVQPSLWLMVNPNLACPIKYPDANKQSLPKLSMDTPVPSPSLPAPVRKVHLLPLPDEACLDESLHDTSLSSEYQLTDDDTSSVDVPICRKVKGARKGRAPKEPSSRRLGLAQSRRLQRVLQDSRNLKSGAWPRPPVNYCILIAMALSSSRTGSLNVQQIYNFTREHFPFFLTAPDGWKNTIRHNLCFSNSFKKTPQQVTGEGKRKSCLWHLTLDGRRRLRNEIHTLTADSFRMLKRSMNYPDMIQALFEL
- the cenatac gene encoding coiled-coil domain-containing protein 84; the encoded protein is MGPFYCEICRQTDFSGKGHIYGKSHQSKLKVVLVKFLEKVKEARRTIKHPQVEKFDATEHEKKFWCYCCGLEVQRHVTDGRFTVLHGALLEHMSTREHRANTHAFWWKNKADAKLKEKFIITEEEAERLKTEVAKALDQYEEKEDTLMKEQAAIIRYQEHHRLEVLQSLIEPDPELQQSAEQGQQNTEQTACMNSDVVESFHPHSYGHGEQAGPSHEDPFMAELGHGLTFIGYQDSGSGNVHTGAVPPWLLKDPEDESAGSSKQEIGPSAQEFLKHRQQEKLKKLPPNRVGANFDHSSYTDANWLPSFGRVWNSGRRWQSRHQFRQEEAKSGQKRKRDHGRKATKKQKHLSNGDL